A genomic segment from Pangasianodon hypophthalmus isolate fPanHyp1 chromosome 25, fPanHyp1.pri, whole genome shotgun sequence encodes:
- the LOC117596023 gene encoding zinc finger BED domain-containing protein 4, whose translation MEKAMRYANLPSLPCMADSLQLAVAEGVMSQRSIADLIASGRRIVGHFKHSLLAYSRLQSIQKQLGQPIKRLQQDVPTRWKSTVYMLQSLLEQKRALCAYGADYDLPSMFTGSQWKLVENMISLLVPFEELTQQISSSTASAADVIPSIRALTRLLEKTAETDHGVKTLKATLLEAVQKRFRDIESERLYSIATILDPRHKDRYFPHALKPQIRGLLSDVLATGLEQQDGEASLAESGTEPPEKVPRTGSLHAMYAELLDGDREHGGSDISSSVSLQLNLYLSEPVIPQSGQPLVFWQNNKSRFPALAQAARTYLCAPCTSVDSERLFSTAGNIIDEKRNKLSAKNAEMLIFIKKNLPLMLKK comes from the exons ATGGAAAAGGCCATGAGGTACGCCAATCTACCCAGCCTGCCGTGCATGGCTGATTCACTGCAGCTTGCTGTGGCCGAGGGAGTAATGTCACAACGCAGCATCGCTGATCTAATTGCCTCTGGAAGACGCATCGTCGGTCATTTCAAACACTCCCTGCTTGCCTACTCCCGACTTCAAAGTATTCAGAAACAGCTGGGTCAGCCTATCAAGAGACTACAGCAAGATGTACCTACCAGGTGGAAAAGTACTGTATACATGCTGCAGAGTCTGCTGGAACAGAAACGTGCCCTATGTGCTTATGGAGCCGACTATGACTTACCCTCCATGTTCACCGGAAGCCAGTGGAAATTAGTGGAAAATATGATTTCGTTACTCGTCCCATTTGAAGAGCTCACGCAACAGATCAGCTCATCAACTGCATCGGCTGCAGATGTTATACCGTCCATCAGAGCTTTAACTCGTCTTCTTGAGAAGACCGCAGAGACTGACCATGGTGTAAAAACTTTGAAAGCCACATTGTTGGAAGCGGTCCAGAAAAGATTCCGTGACATTGAATCTGAGCGCCTGTATAGCATCGCTACAATCCTCGATCCGAG GCATAAAGACAGATATTTCCCTCACGCACTCAAGCCCCAGATACGTGGGCTGCTTTCTGATGTCCTGGCCACTGGACTGGAGCAGCAGGATGGTGAGGCCAGTTTGGCTGAAAGTGGGACTGAACCCCCAGAGAAAGTACCACGAACTGGCTCCTTGCATGCTATGTATGCTGAGTTGTTGGATGGAGATCGGGAACATGGTGGCAGTGACATCAGCAGCTCAGTATCATTGCAGTTGAACCTCTACCTATCAGAGCCAGTTATCCCACAAAGTGGACAGCCACTTGTTTTTTGGCAGAACAATAAAAGCCGCTTTCCAGCTCTCGCACAAGCAGCACGAACCTACCTCTGTGCCCCGTGCACAAGTGTTGATAGCGAGCGACTTTTTAGCACAGCAGGAAATATTATAGATGAGAAGAGGAACAAGCTGTCAGCCAAAAATGCGGAGATGcttatatttataaagaaaaatctgCCATTGATGCTTAAGAAGTAA